Part of the Streptomyces sp. RFCAC02 genome is shown below.
CCACGCCAGGGCCAGCAGGCCGACGACGCCGAGCAGCAGGGTGGCCGTCATGTCGTGGTGGGGGCCGGGGACGGACCCGTGAGGCCGCGTGCCTCGCGCCAGCCGTCCACGATGGCCTTCTGCAGGCCGAACATCTCGGCCTTCTCGCCGGGCTCCTCGTGGTCGTAGCCGAGGAGGTGGAGGACCCCGTGGACGGTGAGGAGCTGCAGCTCGTCGTCCATGGAGTGCCGCGTCGGCGCGTCGGCGCCCTGCCGCCGGGCCACCTCGGGGCACAGCACGATGTCCCCGAGGAGACCCGGCACGGGTTCCTCGTCGTCCTTGGCGGGGGGGCGCAGCTCGTCCATCGGGAACGACATCACGTCGGTCGGTCCCGGGAGGTCCATCCACTGGAGGTGGAGCTGCTCCATCGCCGCCTCGTCCACCGCGATCACCGACAGCTCGGACAGCGGGTGGATCCGCATCCGGGCGAGGGCGTGCCGCGCGATGTCGAGGACGGCCTTCTCGTCGAAGTCCGTGCCGGACTCGTTGTTGACCTCGATCGCCATGGTGGTGGGCGGCTACTTTCCGTGCCGGTCGTCGTAACGGTCGTACGCGTCCACGATGCGGCCGACGAGCTTGTGCCGCACCACGTCCTGCGAGGTGAGGCGCGCGAAGTGCACGTCGTCCACGCCGTCGAGGATCTCCTGGACCTGCCGCAGGCCGCTCTTGGTGCCGCCGGGCAGGTCGACCTGCGTGACGTCGCCCGTGATGACGATCCTGGACTCGAACCCGAGGCGGGTGAGGAACATCTTCATCTGCTCGGGGTTCGTGTTCTGCGCCTCGTCGAGGATGATGAACGCGTCGTTCAGCGTCCGGCCGCGCATGTACGCCAGCGGCGCGACCTCGATCGTCCCCGCACTGAGGA
Proteins encoded:
- the ybeY gene encoding rRNA maturation RNase YbeY, giving the protein MAIEVNNESGTDFDEKAVLDIARHALARMRIHPLSELSVIAVDEAAMEQLHLQWMDLPGPTDVMSFPMDELRPPAKDDEEPVPGLLGDIVLCPEVARRQGADAPTRHSMDDELQLLTVHGVLHLLGYDHEEPGEKAEMFGLQKAIVDGWREARGLTGPSPAPTTT